The DNA region TTACGGTGGTTTTGGGAACAGTAGTGACATTCGAGAACGTGACCACACAGGATGTATGGGTCGGTTCAAACCCTCATCCAACGCATACGGATTTGCCGGGATTTGATTCAGGGATTTTGGAACCGGGCCAGTCGTTCACTTTCACCTTCAATACGTTAAATGCCGCAGGATGGGGATATCATAATCATCTCAACCCGGGAATAGGCGGGACCATCCATGTCGTAGAGCACTTCTGAAGTTTTGTCTAAAATTTGAATAGGTAAATTTTAGGAACAAAACGAAACCCCGCACTAAGCTTAACGAGTTACTTCGCAGAGTAAAACGAAAGCCGTAGATGCTACCACGAGGCACTCCTCTTGATAGAGAACATACTCGACGAGCTTTAGTGCGTGGGTAATTACAGTAATCTATGGAAACCGCAGAAACAATGCAAATCGGAAAGATCGTCCGCATTTCGGGAGCGGTGGTTGATATTCGTTTTCCGGAAAAAGAGCAAGCGCCGTCTATCAAAACGGCGTGTATCGCCCGCGACATAGACAATCAAAAAATCGTACTGGAGGTTATGCAGCATCTTAGCGACGGTTCGGTCCGGACCATTGCGCTGGGGAACACCAATAAACTCCGAAGAAATCAGGATGCGCAGAATCTCGGGATACCCATAACCATACCGGTCGGGAAAAAACTTCTCGGACGACTTATTAACGTGGTAGGAGATCCCATTGACAACTTGGGAGAATTAAAAACGACCCAATCGCGCGCCATCCATCAAGAACCGCCGCAGTTGTATGAGGAGCGGACGCACTATCAGATTCTAGAAACGGGTCTTAAAGCCATTGATCTTTTCACTCCGTTCGTAAAAGGCGGCAAGATCGGATTTTTTGGAGGCGCGGGTGTTGGAAAAACAGTGCTGGTCACGGAACTTATCAATAATCTGGCAACGAAACACAAGGGCGTATCGCTTTTTGCCGGAGTAGGGGAACGCATTCGCGAAGGGAACGAATTATATCTTGAACTTCAGCGCCTCAAGATGCTTGATAGGATCGGCCTATGCTTCGGTCAGATGAATGAGCCTCCCGGAACACGATTTCGCATCGGGCTTACGGGGGTCACCATGGGGGAGGCATTCAGGGAAGAGGGTAATGACGTGCTCTTATTTATAGATAATATCTACCGTTTCGTGCTTGCGGGCATGGAAACGTCTTCTCTTTTGGGACACATACCTTCGGAGGGAGGATATCAGGCGACATTGTCGAGCGAGATGGGCGAATTACAAGACCGCATTACCTCCACACTTCAGGGTTCGCTCACTTCCGTACAGGCCATTTATGTTCCGGCGGACGACTTCACGGATCCAGGAATCACCGCAACCTTTCCACATCTTGATTCGGTGGTAATTCTCTCTCGGGAAGTCGCCGAGGAGGGAAGGTATCCGGCCATTAATCTGTTAGCTTCGTCCTCTTCGCTCATTGCCGAGGAGATTGTCGGCCGCAGACATTATGATGTGGTGACCAAAGCCCTTCGGACACTCCAGCACTACGAGGAATTGAAGCATATCATTGCCATTCTTGGGCGGGAGGAACTTTCCGAGGAGGATAAAAAAGTCGTGGATCGCGCACGGAAACTGCAGAAGTTTCTGACACAACCCTTCTTCACCACCGAGCAATTTACAGGAAAACCGGGAGCGTATGTCCCACTTAAGGACACGCTTGATGGCGTTGAAGCGATCTTGAACGGAAATGTAGACGCGGTGCCGGAAGTGAATTTTTACATGGTCGGCGATATCACAGAAGTTTCCAGGAAATAATGTCTACGTATGCTTTCTCTTCTTCTCATCACCCCCGACACGAAGCAAGAGCTTGACGATATCCGATCCGTCAATTGTACGGTGGCTGGCGGGCCTGTAAAAATCCTTCCGCACCATGCGCCCATGGTTGCAACGCTGAAGCCAGGAAAACTATATGCCGTCAAAGCCGATGGCATCAAGTCATACGATATTCTCTCCCCTGGGCTTTTGAAGGTTCAGGATGACCTTGTAACCGTTGTCTCTTAAAATAATTCTCCATGAACGGAAGATCGTGGGCGCTTATTATCACTCTTGCAATATTGAGTATGTCCGCGCTCATCCCTTTTTTGGTGAATCGTGAGTTTCGCGGTCTTTTCTGCGAATCATTCAGCGATATAAATAATTTTCCGTACAGAAACAGCGTCTGTTCTGCTCTTCAGAAAGTCCGTCTTTGCAAGGGTGTCTTTTCTGAAGAGATATTCTCCTGTGCCATATATCTTAAATGAGGCCCCGAACATATGCCGGATAGTATAGTAAAAATTTTTATATTTTTTGCTGTTGGGGTCGGTATGGCCGTTTCCCCGATCGTATTGTCTTTTTTGCTGTGGCGCAGTAAAAACAGAGCAGATAGCAGTAAGCAAATAACAAATTTTTCAAAAGAGCTCGAACCGTACGAATCAGGCATGCCTGCAGAAGGTCTCGGCAGGGGAGTGGGATTCGAGTATTTTATCTACGCCATTCTTTTTTTGTTATTTGATGTTATCGCGATACTTGCATTCTTAGGAGTTCTGGCTTTGCACGAAAGCCGTTCCGAATACCTATGGCCGTTTTTCATGCTTCTTTGCCTTTCTCTGTTTATCATTGTGTACGGGGTTAAGAAACGCGAATATCTGAAAATATAAAAATATTTTGAAGTATGCTGACCCACGTTATCCTCGATAAAGCATCCCGCATTCTCAACGAATGGCTCGATCGCCCCCTTGATTGGGCGCAAAAAAAATCCCTATGGCCGCAGGTATTCGGCATTGCCTGTTGTTCCTTGGAAATGATGGATTTTGGCGCGTCCCGCACCGACGCGGACCGTCATGGCATTTTTTTTAGGGCCACGCCGCGGCAATGCGATGTGCTTATCGTCCCCGGAGGACCGGTGACGCTTAAAATGGCGGACGTTGTTCGCACCATCTACCAACAGATGCCCGAGCCCCGTTATGTGGTTGCGATGGGAGCCTGCACCATCTCTGGGGGTCTTTTTCGTGGGTCCTACAACATCATAGACCGTCTCGACGAGATTGTTCCGGTAGATGTCTACATTCCCGGGTGTCCTCCGCGCCCGGAAGCCATTATGCACGCGATGCTGAAATTACAGGAGAAAATAGCCGTTGAGGGAAGATAATATGTATACGCTGACGCGCGAAAAAACACAAAAAGTCCAAAGCGCAATGCAGGCAATGACGTTTGCGGAATATATGTACCGCGCTCTTTATGCGCCAGGAACTGGCTACTACACATCCGGCAAAACGCGTATCGGAAGAACAGGCGACTACACCACTGCAAGCGAGATTCCGGCCTTTGGTGAATGCATTGCTCGATGGATTTGGAGGCGCAAGAAGGAAATGGGAAAATCGGAAGATTTTACTATTGTGGAACTTGGCGCAGGAGATGGCTCGCTTGCGCGGACCATTCTTGAATATTTCGGCAAAGAATATGAATGGAGTCCCCGCTATATCGCAGTTGATGTTCGTCCGCATAGCAAGGAACCGGGTATCAGATGGATGACTTCGCAAGAATTCAAAAAAGAGTTTGGAGCAGATAAACAACTAACAGGAGTCGTCATCTCAAACGAATTTTTTGATGCACTTCCTGTACACCGCATTATTCAAAAGGATAGAGAACTGCAAGAGATATACGTCCAGAGCGGCCAAGAATATGCCGAAAATATCTCGGACGAGTGCATTGCCTCACACTGGGATAGCTATGGCGCGGACTTACTTGAAGGGCAGCAGGCTGAAGTTAGCCTTGAGGCCCTGGTATGGATGGAGAAGATCGCGCAGATGCTCCGCCGGGGTTTTGTGCTTAGCATCGATTATGGCGATACTGCGGAACGGCTTTATGCGCCATATCGGTCGGGGGGAACGGTCATGGGATATCATAATCATATGACAACCGATTCAGTGTATGACCGTGTTGGCGAGCAAGACATCACGGCGCACGTGAATTTTACCGCACTTATAAATTATGGGGAGAAATTTGGCCTAGAAAAATTATCCTTCACCACACAAGCTGAATTTTTATTGGAGAATGGCATTATGAATACCGCATCCAAGGAAGATTCGCTTGAAGCCCTGAATAGCCGTCAGGCCATGAAGCGACTTCTTTTGCCCGGAGGATTTGGAGAAGAGTTTAAGGTATTAGTGCAGAAAAAAATATAATGGACCTGTTTCAGCTTACAAAAGAACAATTACTTCAAAAAGCTACCGAGCTCAAAAGTTCTGGGTGGCTTCTCATGCTTCTCTCCGGCGTAGATCGTCAAGATAAGTTCCAGGCCGTGTACCACTTCCATAAGCATGGCGCTCCGGATTTGCTGCAGCTTACAGTAGACCTCCCCAAGGAAAATCCTGCTATTGCATCCCTCGCGTCGCTCTTTCCGCTTGCCGACTGGATGGAACGGGAGACCTATGACCTTTTTGGTATTCGCTTTGACGGACACCCGAATCTAAAACGCCTTTTCTTGCCGGATAATTTCGAGGGATATCCCTTGCGCAAGGATTTTATCGCGTACAAGCGTCTTCTTCCCGGAGGCTAAAACTTCACGTGCTTGCATATGGAACACGATGTCATAAATTTTACGGAATGCGTGCCCATGCAACGGGGTGAT from bacterium includes:
- a CDS encoding SAM-dependent methyltransferase → MYRALYAPGTGYYTSGKTRIGRTGDYTTASEIPAFGECIARWIWRRKKEMGKSEDFTIVELGAGDGSLARTILEYFGKEYEWSPRYIAVDVRPHSKEPGIRWMTSQEFKKEFGADKQLTGVVISNEFFDALPVHRIIQKDRELQEIYVQSGQEYAENISDECIASHWDSYGADLLEGQQAEVSLEALVWMEKIAQMLRRGFVLSIDYGDTAERLYAPYRSGGTVMGYHNHMTTDSVYDRVGEQDITAHVNFTALINYGEKFGLEKLSFTTQAEFLLENGIMNTASKEDSLEALNSRQAMKRLLLPGGFGEEFKVLVQKKI
- a CDS encoding NADH-quinone oxidoreductase subunit C, which encodes MDLFQLTKEQLLQKATELKSSGWLLMLLSGVDRQDKFQAVYHFHKHGAPDLLQLTVDLPKENPAIASLASLFPLADWMERETYDLFGIRFDGHPNLKRLFLPDNFEGYPLRKDFIAYKRLLPGG
- the ndhC gene encoding NADH-quinone oxidoreductase subunit A; this encodes MPDSIVKIFIFFAVGVGMAVSPIVLSFLLWRSKNRADSSKQITNFSKELEPYESGMPAEGLGRGVGFEYFIYAILFLLFDVIAILAFLGVLALHESRSEYLWPFFMLLCLSLFIIVYGVKKREYLKI
- the atpD gene encoding F0F1 ATP synthase subunit beta codes for the protein MQIGKIVRISGAVVDIRFPEKEQAPSIKTACIARDIDNQKIVLEVMQHLSDGSVRTIALGNTNKLRRNQDAQNLGIPITIPVGKKLLGRLINVVGDPIDNLGELKTTQSRAIHQEPPQLYEERTHYQILETGLKAIDLFTPFVKGGKIGFFGGAGVGKTVLVTELINNLATKHKGVSLFAGVGERIREGNELYLELQRLKMLDRIGLCFGQMNEPPGTRFRIGLTGVTMGEAFREEGNDVLLFIDNIYRFVLAGMETSSLLGHIPSEGGYQATLSSEMGELQDRITSTLQGSLTSVQAIYVPADDFTDPGITATFPHLDSVVILSREVAEEGRYPAINLLASSSSLIAEEIVGRRHYDVVTKALRTLQHYEELKHIIAILGREELSEEDKKVVDRARKLQKFLTQPFFTTEQFTGKPGAYVPLKDTLDGVEAILNGNVDAVPEVNFYMVGDITEVSRK